From Pseudoalteromonas rubra, one genomic window encodes:
- a CDS encoding GNAT family N-acetyltransferase codes for MKIQKIEEKNWIGILEIQDSAYHEVGLEELEVLKSKQSASPDTCFVCVSDRDDVLGYLLAHPWSGKEPPKLFEPLPDLVNSDSLFLHDMAVGPHFKGQGIGRSMMELLIEVSVKKGVKRITLVAVQGASRFWSLLGFEEISGANLYPGYGKNAVLMEKVLAA; via the coding sequence ATGAAAATTCAAAAAATCGAAGAAAAGAATTGGATCGGGATCTTAGAAATTCAAGATAGTGCCTATCATGAAGTTGGCTTAGAAGAACTAGAGGTACTCAAATCTAAGCAATCTGCTTCGCCGGACACTTGCTTTGTCTGCGTGTCAGATCGAGATGATGTGTTAGGCTATTTGTTGGCACATCCATGGAGCGGGAAAGAGCCTCCCAAGCTGTTTGAGCCTTTGCCAGACCTTGTAAATAGCGACTCCTTATTTCTCCATGATATGGCAGTTGGTCCACACTTCAAGGGCCAAGGAATAGGCCGTTCAATGATGGAATTGCTAATAGAAGTGTCTGTAAAGAAAGGGGTTAAGAGAATCACTCTTGTCGCCGTTCAAGGCGCAAGTCGCTTTTGGTCATTACTGGGCTTCGAAGAAATCTCAGGAGCAAATCTATATCCAGGTTATGGAAAAAATGCAGTCTTAATGGAGAAGGTTTTAGCTGCATAG